The window GGATCACCCCTCGCGGGTGATCGCCCCGTACGGGCACCGGCCGTGGTCACTCGGGCAGTTGCCGCATCTCCACGACCCGCAGTCCCAGTGACTGGCAACGGGTCAGCAGCCCGTACAGCTGCGCCTCGTCGATGATGCGGCCGAACAGCACCGTCTGACCGGACATCATCACGTGATCCAGTTCCGGGAACGCCTCGGTGAGCGTCTTCGACATGTGCCCATCGACACGGATCTCGTAGCGCATCTGCCGCTCTCCCGCCACGGGCCGGCTGCGGTCTCCCCAGTGATGCTGCTCCATCCGTCCGCCCCTGGCCTCACCCGGCACAGGTGACCCGGTGCCCGCGATCAGTCAGTGGGTCAGCGCGAGCTTGAAGGCGATGATCGCCAGGCCGAGCAGCAGATTGACCGCGGCGGTTCCCGTCACCAGCGGCCAGGACGCCCCCGCCTTCCGGGCACCGACCGCGGACCAGCCCACCTGACCCGCCACGGCCACGGCGAGCGCCAGCCAGCCGGCCCCCTCGGCGTCCAGCCCGAGCAGCGGGCTGACGGCCACCGCGACGGCCGGGGGTACGGCCGCCTCGACGATCGGCCACTCCTCGCGGCACACCCGCAGGATCGTCGGCCGGTCCAGCGGCCGTTGGGCGAGACGGGCACCGAACAGCTGGGCGTGCACGTGCCCGACCCAGAAGACGAGGCCGGTGAGCAGCAGCAGGAGCATCAGTTGCAGCCGGGGGAACTGCCCCGGACTGCCGGCGCCGATCACCACCGAGGCGGCGAGCATCGAGCCGTACACGGCACCGGTGTAGTCGGCGTGGGCGTGCCCCCGCGAAGACGGGTCCCGCTTCGTGGTGCGCTCGGCAGGCGGCATCTCAGATCAGGCCGTGGTCCCGGGCCCGCCGCACCGCTTCGGCGCGCCCGTTCACCCCGAGTTTGCGGTAGACGCTCTTGAGGTGCGTCTTCACCGTGTTGACCGAGACGTACAGGTCGGCGGCTATCTCCTCCGTGGACATCATCTCGGCCAGTCTGCCCACGACCTCGCGCTCGCGTCCGCTGAGTTCCTCGACCACCACGGACGCGGGTTCCGCGGGCCGGGCGGCCCCGCCGTGCGGCGCGGGAGCGGCCGGGACGAGCCAGCCCGCGGCCAGGCCCTGCAGAGACGGCGCGTCCAGCAGACGGCGGAGGTCCGGCCCGGCTTCGAGGAAGGGGCGCCGCAGCCGCTCCCGCCGGGCCTCCACCAGCGCCCGGGCGAGCAGCTTGCGCGCGGTGGTGTCGTCCCCCGCCCGCTGGGCGGCCGCGGCCCGCACGAGCGCGGCCCGGACGGTCACGCCGGGGCCGGTGCGGCCCGGCAGCCGTGTGCGGTCGAGCAGTTCGACCGCCGTGTCGGGGTTCCCGGCGGCGCAGCGGGCCCAGGCGATCTCCGCCGTGTACGCGGGGTCGCCGTCGCAGGCGAGGTCGTCGAGCACCTTGCCCGCACTGTCCGGGCGCCCCTCGGCCAGATGGGCGGCGGAGACGATGACCGCCGTCCGGGCCTCCGCCCAGGGCGAGACCACGGCTGCCGGTGTCGCGGGTTCGGCCGCCGCCGCGGCGGCTCGGGGCTCACCCCGTGCCAGCAGCAGCCGTGCCGTCGCCAGGGACCGGGCGGCGGCCGTCACCGGGTCCGGCGGGGCCCCGGGCTCGGCCGCCTCCTCCAGATAGGCCCGGGCCTGGTCGAGTTCGCCGCGGTCGATGCAGAGGGCGGCGAGTACCAGCTGCGCGAGGCCGGGGCCGGACGGGCTCGGGCGGCGCAGGCCGAACTTCTCCCCTTCGTGCAGGGCGGCCAGCGCCTTGCGTTCGGCCCGGCCGAGCCAGCCGTTGAGATGGTCGATCAGGGCCAGCTGGCCGAGGGCGTCCTCCCGGGGCAGCGCCGTCGACACACCGCTCGGGCAGCCGCCGACCTCGGACAGGACGGTGCGCGCCTCGTCGAAGCGCCCCGCCCACAGCCGGGCCGAGCCCAGGTGGGTCAGCAGCAGGGCGACGACCTCGGGGTGCCTCTCCAGCAGCTCGGCGGAGACCTCCCCGCGGAGCCGCTCAACCGTCGTCACGGCCTGCTCCGCCATGCCGGGGGAACCGGTCAGCCGGGCCGCGAGCGTCTCCAGCAGTACGCAGCTCAGCCGGCCCGCCGCGTCGGACGGCTCGGAGGCGAGCAGGTCCTCGGCCCGGCGCAGGTGGACCAGGCCGCGCTCCATGTCACGGTCGGACAGGTCGCGTGCGGCGCGCACCAGGTCCGCCGCGGCGCTCGTGGCCTCGGGTCCCATCCGGGAGAACAGCTCGGCGAGGTCGCTCGCCCGCAGGCCGGTGAACAGCTGCCCGATCGCCAGGTCGTCGACGAGGGCACGGGCGGTGAAGTCCCAGTCGCCCGCGGCGGCGCCGTGGGCCAGTGCCTGGGGCAGCGAGCCGGAGGCACGCAGCCACCGCGCGGCCCGCCGGTGGAGTTCGGTCTCCAGCCCCGGCGAGCGGACCCGCAGATGGGCCCGAAGGATCTCGCCGAACAGCGGGTGCAGGCGGTACCAGGTGTGCCCGAGGTCCTCCACGAACGCGTTCTGGCCGTGCAGCGCGGCGAGGACGGGTTCGCCGTCGTCGCGGCCGGTCAGCTCCGCCACCAGATCGGGGCAGAACCGCTCCACGACGCTGACCCGCAGGAGGACGTCCTGCGAGCGGGCCGTCTGGCGCTTCAGCACCTCGGCGAGGAGGAAGTCGGCGATGGTGCTGCGGCCCGCCTCGAAGTCCTTCAGATACGCCTCCGGGTCCGGGCTCTGCTGGGCGGCCAGTGCGCACAGGCGGAGCCCGGCGGCCCAGCCCCGGGTGCGCTCCACGAGGGCGCCCATGGCTTCCTCGGGGAGCCGCAGTCCGTGCAGTTCCAGGAGCGCGGCGGCCTCCTCGGGGGTGAGGGCCAGCTCGGCGTCGCGTATCTCCGTCATGGTGCCGGCGGCCCGGTAGCGGTGCAGCGGCAGCAGCGGCTCGGTGCGGGTGACGAGGATCAGGCGCAGTCCCTGCCCGGCGTGGTGCAGGACGAATTCGAGCTGCTCGGCGATGCGCGCGGAGGGCACCCGGTCGAACTCGTCGAGCACGAGCAGGACCGGCTCCGGGAGCCCGCTCAGTTCGTCGGCGAGGCGGGCCAGCAGCTTGCGGTCGACGCGGCTCGCGTCCGCCGGGCAGCCGAGGTCGTCAGGCAGCGTCACGTCAGCGGCGCGCAGGGCCTGCAGCACGTAGGCCCAGAACACGCCGCAGCCCTGGTCGCCTTCCTCGCTGGTGAACCAGGCGACCGGTCGTCCGAGCCGGTCGGCCCAGTCGGCGACCAGCAGGGTCTTGCCGGCGCCCGCCGCGCCGTTGACCATCGTCAGCGGTGTTCCGAGGGCCTGGTCCAGGTGTTCGGCGAGCCGTGGGCGGCGCAGGAAGGTGGCCGGCCTGGCCGGCGGGGCGAACCGCGTCCGGAGGAACGGCTCGCCCAGGGGGTCGACGTACGTGACGGCCGGCCCCCGTGAGGTCTTGTGCCGCGCAGTCACGGGGTCACCGTCCCTGTCCTTCTGCCATGGAGAGCGCTCCACACGGTCAGCATCTCAGCCTTCGCGCCGGGGCGCAGTTCGCGCGGGGAGCGGGACCGTGTGCGGCGGGTGCCTCGCTCAGTGCCTGTCCGCGGGCTTCCCGGGTGCCGCCTCGAGCTGGACCCGGCCGCCCGCGGCCAGCAGGGCGAGCACCGCCAGGACGGCCAGCAGCACGAGGGCCAGCACGACGACGGTGAGGACCGTCGGGTGGTTCCAGAGCGCGAACACGAGCGCGACGATCAGCAGGGCGGCCAGGGTGAGCGCGCGGCGGTGGGCCAGCGTCCACGCGCCGACCCGTCCGGTGCCGACGTGCCGGGCGTCCGCCCAGCGTGCCGCGGAGTCCGCCGTACGGTCGGACGCCCCGCGGACGGCCACGGGCAGCCGCCCCGGCCCGACGAAGTAGGCGCCCAGCGCGATGACGACGCCCAGCACGATCGCGGTGCGCAGGCTGACCCGCAGGAAGCGGAGCAGGGTGTCGAAGACGGCACTGGCGGCGGCCTTGGACTGCACCTGGGGCGGCAGGTGGTCGAGGTAGTGGTCGCGGACCACGATCAGGACGACGGCCACCACCAGGCAGGCGAACGCGGCGCCCAGGGCGGTGCGGGCCAGCGCGCGGCGCCGCCGGTGGGCGAGCAGCACCCCGGCGACGCCGAGGAGGACGACGATCACCGGGAACCAGTTGCCGATGACGTCGAGGAGGTGGGCGCCCTTGCGGAACTTGCCGAGCTGGTCGGACTGGAAGAGCACGAGTTGCTTGTCGACCTGCGGGATCTTTTCGGCGGGTTTCAGGCCGGCGTCGACCAGCTCCTGCTTGACCTTGTCGACGGCGGTGCCCACGTCCAGGGTGACCGTGCCGCCGTTGATCCCGACCGCTCCGCGTCCCTCGCCGGTCAGGGCGTGCACGACGGCGTTGTGGGCGGCCCGATTGGCGGTCGTCCACACGGTGGCGAAGGCGTCGCTGTCGACGACGCGGGTGGCGACCTTGGTCACGGCCTGGTTCGCCGCGGAGTCGAGCTGCGGTCCCAGTCCTCTGACCGCGTCGGCGGCGCGCGGCGGCAGACCCTGTTTCTGCAGCCAGTCGGCGATGTCACCGGCGGCCTGCTGTCCGTTCACCTTGGCCCCCACGGCCTCGGTGATCCGGTGGACCGCCGCGTCCTGCACGGCGGGGTCCGTGGCCAGGGGCGCGACGGTGGCCACGTAGCGGTCGGTGTCGAGGGCGATGTTCTCCAGCCAGACGGCGAGAAGCGCGACGGGTACGAGAATGCAGGTCAGCACGATGAGCACGGCCGACGCGGTGCTGCGCGCGATACGGCCGGGGCCGTGGCCCGCCGGTGGCCCGGTCCGGCCCGGCGTCCGCGGGCCGGAACCCGCCCCGGACCCTGACGTCGCCCCGGACGGGCCCGGCCCGGCCGCCGACGACCCTGGCTCCGGTGCCGCCCCGGACGGCCCGCGCCCCGACGCAGACGCCCCGGACCCCGACGTCGCCCCGGAAGACCCCGGCCCGGACACCGCCGACCCCGGCCTCGACACCGACGGCTCGGGCCTCGACGACGGCCCGGCCCCCGGCCCTGACGCCGAAGACTCCTGCTGCGACCGCGAAGGCCCCTGCTTCGGCGCCGGCGGCTCCGATCCCGACGGCTCGGGGTCCGGTGCGGAGGGCTCGGGCGGTTCGGTCACGGGGGCCTCCCGGCGCGGTGGCTGCCTGGAACACTCCCATTCCGTCAGCCCTGTCCGCGTTCCGCGCGCTGGGAGGACCCGGACGGGTTCCGGCCCTTCCGCGAGGGCGGGCTCACGGACCCGGCGGCTCGCGGTCCCGCTGCGGCGGCGGGCTGTCCAGACGCCGGGCGAGGAAGGGTTCCTGCGCGAGGACCGCGCCCACGCTGACACTGACGGTGGCGGCGACGCAGACCACGATCAGCCAGGACAGCAGCACGAACACGGAACCGACGGGACCGTACTCCGCGAGTGCCCGGTTCAGAGCCTTCGGCATGTAGAGGTGCGCGGAGATCGCCAGGGCGGTGAGGGCGGCGGCCGCGATGACGGAACCGGGCAGCAGGGGTCTCCAGCCGACCAGGCCGCCGAGCAGCAGGTGCTGGGTCCACCACCACAGCCCCACCTGGGCCAGGAACGCGAGCGGGACGCCCAGCCAGGCGCCCGCCCCGAAGCCGTCACGGACGGGCCCCTGGAGGACCAGCACGCAGATCCACAGCAGCAGCCAGGCCAGCCAGCGCCACGGGGCGATCCTCGTCCCGGCCCGGGGGATCTCCCACGCGCGTTTGCACAGGCGTTGCATCGCCCGGCTGACTGCGGTGGCCGACAGCAGCACCATCAGCCCGCCCACCACCCCGGTGGCCTGCTGGAGTTCGGCCGCCGCCGGCTGGAAGACCTGGTCGAGTTCCTTGCTCGCTGCGCCCGTCAGCCCGAACACCGCCTTCAGGGAGTCGAGCATCTGCCGGCGCACCGCCTCGGGGGCGTAGGCCGCCACGACGAAGAGCAGCGGGACGGCGGTCAGGAAGCACTGTGCGGCGATGCGGGTGGCGGAGTCGAAGATGTTCACCGTCACCATGCGGTCGGCGAGGTGCGTGACGACCGGGAACCGGGTCTCCGCCCGCCGGTGCGCCCCCTTCGCCCGGGCGACGAGCCGCTGGGTGCGGCCGCCCTCCGTCATCGGGGTTCCGGCGCCGCGGCGCGGCGGTGCGTCGGGCGCCCGTCCGCTGACGGCAACCGCCCCGTGCTCGGCATGGCATCGCTCCCTTCGCTGCGTCCAGAGTGCGGGGCGAGGCGGCCGACGGCACCCCGGAGCCCCCGCCGGCCGGTACGGGGCTGCGCCGGTCACGAGATGTCGGCCCCGGGGCTCGCGCCTACGCTCTTGGTGTCCCGACACGATGGGGTCGCCATGGTGCTCGACCTGCTGCTCATCTCCCTGGCCATCACGCTCGACCCGCTGCCCCTCATGGCGTTCGTGCTGGTGGTGGCGTCGGCGAACGGCGTGTGGAAAGGGCTGGTGTTCATCCTCGGCTGGCTGGCGTGCTTCGTCGTGGTCATCGCGCTCGTCCTGGGACTGACCGGCGGGCAGCCGCCACCGTCCAGGTCCCCGCCCTCGACGGCCGCCCTCGCGGCCAAGCTGCTCATCGGGGTGTCGCTCGTCGTCTACGGCGAGCGCAGGCGCCGGCGCCGGCTCGCCGCCGCTCGTACCCGGGCCGGCGGGAACGGGTCCGCGCCCGGGGCCGGCCGGGACCCGGCCTCCGGAGGGGCCACGCCGTCCACGGGACGGGAGCGGGCCTCGGACATGAGCTCCCGGATGGACCGCAGCACGGTGTGGTCCGCCGCCGGACTCGCCGTGCTGCTGCAGCCCTGGGGCATGGTGGCGGCGGGGGCGACGACCGTGGTGGAGGCCGACGCCTCGCACCCGGCGACCTGGCTCGCCCTGTTCGGGTTCTGTCTGCTCGCCACCGCGAGCCTGCTCGCCGTCGAGCTCTACGTGGTGTTCAGCCCGACGAAGGCGAAGGCGCGTCTGCTGCGCCTGCGCGCGTGGCTGGACGGGCACAAGGAGCAGGCGCTGGTGACCATCTGCCTCGTGCTCGGGTTCTGGCTGGTGGGCAAGAGCATCTTCCAGCTCACCGCGTGACGGACGCGGACACGGAGTGCGGGGCCCTGCGCCGCATGCTGGACTGGTAGGGCAACAGGGGGGATGGCGACCGTCGGCCGCGGACACTGCCCGTGGGGGCAGCCCAGCGGCGGTCCCGCATCCGGCTCCGAAGGAGTGGTCATGGACAGCGTCGAAGACATGGGGCCCGTCGACTACTTGGTCATCGAGTTCCCCGGCAACCGGATGACGGGCGAGGCGTTCCCGCTGCTGGTCGATCTCGCCGAGCGTGGCATCGTCCGGATCATCGACCTCGCCTTCATCCGCAAGGAGACCGACGGCTCCGTGGTCGGTCTGGAGTGGAAGGAGCTGGGCGGCGAGATCGACCTCTCCGTCTTCGAGGGGGCCTCGTCCGGTGTGCTGGACGAGACCGACCTGGCGGAGGCCGCCGGCGCCCTCGACCCCGGCAACTCGGCCGCGGTGCTCGTCTACGAGAACCTGTGGGCCGCTCCCCTGGCCGCGGCGCTCAGGCGCAGCGGGGCCCAGCTCGTCGCGAGCGGCCGCATTCCGGTGCAGGCCCTGCTGGCGGCGCTGGACGCCACGGAGGAGACGGTGCCGCCCGGCGGCTCCACGGCGGCCTGACAACGATCCCGACCGCCGGGCCGCCCGTCGCGGCGTCCCGGCGCACCGACACCTGGGAGGTGACCGACATGCCCGGACTGCTTCGGGGTGTCGCCCGCACGGCCGTGGTCGCCGGAACCGCCACCGCCGTCTCGAACCGCGTCTCGCGGCGTCAGGCCGGCCGGTGGGCGCAGCAGGATTACGAGCAGGAACAACAGCAGCAACAGCAGTACGCCCAGCAGCAGGCGCCGCCCCCGCCGCCCGCGTCCCAGACCGCCCCCGCCGACGAGATGACCGGCAAGATCGAGCAGCTCAAGCAGCTGGCCGACCTGAAGGCCCAGGGTGTCCTGACGGAAGCGGAGTTCGAGGACCAGAAGCGCCGGCTGCTGGCGTGAGCCGGGAGGGCGGCCCGGTGGCCGGCGAGAACGGGCGCCGTGCGCCGGACGCCCTGGACCGGCGGCTCGACGCCCTCGCCCGGCAGCCGTTCCGGGCCCGGTTCCGCCTGCGCGGACGGGAACGGGCGACCGCCGGGCTGAAGGGGCCGGCGACGATCCGGTGGCACGCGTACGACCTGGTCACCGCCCGGCTGGCGGCCGCCGAGCCGCGCAACGACGGCAAGCAGACGCCGTACCGGGGGCACCCGGTCTTCGTCGCCCAGCACGCGACCGCCACCTGCTGCCGCGGCTGTCTGGAGCGCTGGCACCACATCGCCAAGGGGCGGGAGCTGACCCGGGCGGAGCTGGTGTACGTCGTCGACGTCATCTGCCGGTGGATCGAGCGCGAGGTGGCGGGCGGGGCCGGTGGCGGCCCCGCCCGCCACGGCTGATCAGAGCGTGGCCGAGTTGTCGTGGTAGTGCCCGCCGCGCTTGCTGTGCGGTGCGGCGAGGGACGACGGCGGCGCGACGGGGTTCACCGTCCAGTCGGGGTGGCCGGGCATGCGCGGGGTCTTCGTCCCGAACAGCCAGTCCCGCAGGAAACCGGACCGGTCCTGGCCGGACACCTCCGAGGCCACGGCGATGTAGTCCTCGGTCGACGCCGCCGAGCCGCGGAAGCGCTCCAGGAAGGCACGCTCGACGGCGCTGAAGACGTCGTCGCCGACGAGCTGCCGGAAGGCGTACAGGACGAGGACGCCGCCGAGGTAGCGCTGGCTGTCGAAGAGGTTGACCGCGTCGGGGGCGGCCACCGGGCCGGAGTCGTGGCGCCACTGGTCGCCGCGGGCGTAGGTGTCCTTCATCCGGGCCTCCATGCTGGTGAGGCCCAGGGAGTCCGCCCAGCCGCGCTCGTAGCGGTAGAGCAGCCCGTAGAAGTCGGCGTGGCCCTCGTTCAGCCAGAGGTCGGCCCAGGTGGCGGGGCTGACGAGGTTCCCGAACCAGGAGTGGACCAGCTCGTGCATCATGTGCGAGCCGATGTTCTTCTCCGGCTGGAGCAGGAAGTTCGGCTTGTACAGGGTGAGGGTCTGGGTCTCCAGGCCGGTGAAGTCGAAGGCCTTCGGGTCGTCGGAGTTGCACGGCAGCAGGCCGTACGTCTCGAACGGGAAGGCGCCGAGGCGGTCCTCCAGCCAGCCCACCAGGCCGGGCGTGAGGGCGAGGGCCGGCTCCAGGGCGGCGGCGCGGGCGGTGGGGACGACGTCGCGCAGGGGCAGCCCGTGCGGTCCCTCCCGGTCCTTGATGACGTAGTCGCCGACGGTGATCTGGACGAGTTCGGTGGCGATCGGGGAGGCCGAGCGGTACGTGTACGCGGTGCGATCGTCCGCCAGGTCCTCGGTGCAGGTGAGCAGGCCGTTCGCGACCGCGCGCAGTCCCTTGGGGACGGTCAGGCGGAAGGAGAAGGCGGCCTTGTCCGAGGGGTGGTCGTTGCACGGGAAGACGGTGTGCGCGGAGTTCGGCTGGGGGCAGATCGCGAAGCCGTCCGGGGTGGGCACCCACGCCGTGTGCGCGAGGGCGCGGCGAGGGTCGGCTGAGTAGCCGACGCGGACGGTCACGGACGCCTCGGCGGGCAGCGGCCCGGCGGGGGTGATCCGCAGCTTCTCGTCCGCCTGCTCCCAGGTGGCGTCGCAGCCGGCGACGCGCAGGGAGCGTATGTCCAGGCCGAGGGCGTCCAGGGAGAAGCGGCTCAGCGCCCGCGTGGTGCGGATCCGCAGGGTGGCGGTGGCGTCGACCAGCTTGGTCGTGGGGTCGTAGGCCAGGTCGAGGTGGTACGACGACACGCGGTAGCCGTCGTTGCCGAGGGCCGGGAAGACGGGGTCGCCGAGGGTCTCCGGGCCCGGCTCCCCCGTGCGCGTGCGCCCGGCCGCCCGGGCCGGGGAGGCCAGGCTCAGCGCGGTCGCCGTACCGATCGTCAGCGCGGCCGCGGGGGCCGTCACTCGGGTGCGATATCTCATGGTCCGCTTTCGCTCGGGCGGCCGGGGGGTCAGGTCCGGCCGCCGATGAGTGGTCGATCGCCCGTGGTCGGCGGGTGATCGCTTGTCATGACCGCGGAGGCACGGATTCGGTTGCGGCGGCGCGGCGCGATTTTTCCGGCCGGGACCCCTGTCGAGCCGACCCCGATCACGAGATATCTTGATGTCGAGCAATGTTGCAGACGTGGAGCGGAGCACCCGGTGACTGACTCGACCATCATCTACACCTACACAGACGAGGCCCCGGCCCTGGCGACGCATTCGTTCCTGCCGGTGATCCAGGCGTACGCCTCGCAGGCCGGTGTGCCCGTGACCACCCGGGACATCTCGCTGGCCGGGCGCATCATCGCCGTCTTCCCGGAGTACCTGAACGAGGACCAGCGCATCCCCGACGCGCTGGGCGAGCTGGGCGAGCTGGCCAAGACCCCCGCGGCCAACATCATCAAGCTGCCGAACATCTCGGCGTCCATCCCGCAGCTGA of the Streptomyces sp. 1222.5 genome contains:
- a CDS encoding LuxR C-terminal-related transcriptional regulator, translated to MTARHKTSRGPAVTYVDPLGEPFLRTRFAPPARPATFLRRPRLAEHLDQALGTPLTMVNGAAGAGKTLLVADWADRLGRPVAWFTSEEGDQGCGVFWAYVLQALRAADVTLPDDLGCPADASRVDRKLLARLADELSGLPEPVLLVLDEFDRVPSARIAEQLEFVLHHAGQGLRLILVTRTEPLLPLHRYRAAGTMTEIRDAELALTPEEAAALLELHGLRLPEEAMGALVERTRGWAAGLRLCALAAQQSPDPEAYLKDFEAGRSTIADFLLAEVLKRQTARSQDVLLRVSVVERFCPDLVAELTGRDDGEPVLAALHGQNAFVEDLGHTWYRLHPLFGEILRAHLRVRSPGLETELHRRAARWLRASGSLPQALAHGAAAGDWDFTARALVDDLAIGQLFTGLRASDLAELFSRMGPEATSAAADLVRAARDLSDRDMERGLVHLRRAEDLLASEPSDAAGRLSCVLLETLAARLTGSPGMAEQAVTTVERLRGEVSAELLERHPEVVALLLTHLGSARLWAGRFDEARTVLSEVGGCPSGVSTALPREDALGQLALIDHLNGWLGRAERKALAALHEGEKFGLRRPSPSGPGLAQLVLAALCIDRGELDQARAYLEEAAEPGAPPDPVTAAARSLATARLLLARGEPRAAAAAAEPATPAAVVSPWAEARTAVIVSAAHLAEGRPDSAGKVLDDLACDGDPAYTAEIAWARCAAGNPDTAVELLDRTRLPGRTGPGVTVRAALVRAAAAQRAGDDTTARKLLARALVEARRERLRRPFLEAGPDLRRLLDAPSLQGLAAGWLVPAAPAPHGGAARPAEPASVVVEELSGREREVVGRLAEMMSTEEIAADLYVSVNTVKTHLKSVYRKLGVNGRAEAVRRARDHGLI
- a CDS encoding YhjD/YihY/BrkB family envelope integrity protein; translated protein: MTEGGRTQRLVARAKGAHRRAETRFPVVTHLADRMVTVNIFDSATRIAAQCFLTAVPLLFVVAAYAPEAVRRQMLDSLKAVFGLTGAASKELDQVFQPAAAELQQATGVVGGLMVLLSATAVSRAMQRLCKRAWEIPRAGTRIAPWRWLAWLLLWICVLVLQGPVRDGFGAGAWLGVPLAFLAQVGLWWWTQHLLLGGLVGWRPLLPGSVIAAAALTALAISAHLYMPKALNRALAEYGPVGSVFVLLSWLIVVCVAATVSVSVGAVLAQEPFLARRLDSPPPQRDREPPGP
- a CDS encoding GAP family protein; its protein translation is MVLDLLLISLAITLDPLPLMAFVLVVASANGVWKGLVFILGWLACFVVVIALVLGLTGGQPPPSRSPPSTAALAAKLLIGVSLVVYGERRRRRRLAAARTRAGGNGSAPGAGRDPASGGATPSTGRERASDMSSRMDRSTVWSAAGLAVLLQPWGMVAAGATTVVEADASHPATWLALFGFCLLATASLLAVELYVVFSPTKAKARLLRLRAWLDGHKEQALVTICLVLGFWLVGKSIFQLTA
- a CDS encoding DUF6325 family protein, which produces MDSVEDMGPVDYLVIEFPGNRMTGEAFPLLVDLAERGIVRIIDLAFIRKETDGSVVGLEWKELGGEIDLSVFEGASSGVLDETDLAEAAGALDPGNSAAVLVYENLWAAPLAAALRRSGAQLVASGRIPVQALLAALDATEETVPPGGSTAA
- a CDS encoding SHOCT domain-containing protein, with protein sequence MPGLLRGVARTAVVAGTATAVSNRVSRRQAGRWAQQDYEQEQQQQQQYAQQQAPPPPPASQTAPADEMTGKIEQLKQLADLKAQGVLTEAEFEDQKRRLLA
- a CDS encoding DUF4186 domain-containing protein, which translates into the protein MSREGGPVAGENGRRAPDALDRRLDALARQPFRARFRLRGRERATAGLKGPATIRWHAYDLVTARLAAAEPRNDGKQTPYRGHPVFVAQHATATCCRGCLERWHHIAKGRELTRAELVYVVDVICRWIEREVAGGAGGGPARHG
- a CDS encoding M1 family metallopeptidase, yielding MRYRTRVTAPAAALTIGTATALSLASPARAAGRTRTGEPGPETLGDPVFPALGNDGYRVSSYHLDLAYDPTTKLVDATATLRIRTTRALSRFSLDALGLDIRSLRVAGCDATWEQADEKLRITPAGPLPAEASVTVRVGYSADPRRALAHTAWVPTPDGFAICPQPNSAHTVFPCNDHPSDKAAFSFRLTVPKGLRAVANGLLTCTEDLADDRTAYTYRSASPIATELVQITVGDYVIKDREGPHGLPLRDVVPTARAAALEPALALTPGLVGWLEDRLGAFPFETYGLLPCNSDDPKAFDFTGLETQTLTLYKPNFLLQPEKNIGSHMMHELVHSWFGNLVSPATWADLWLNEGHADFYGLLYRYERGWADSLGLTSMEARMKDTYARGDQWRHDSGPVAAPDAVNLFDSQRYLGGVLVLYAFRQLVGDDVFSAVERAFLERFRGSAASTEDYIAVASEVSGQDRSGFLRDWLFGTKTPRMPGHPDWTVNPVAPPSSLAAPHSKRGGHYHDNSATL